TGTGTAGACCTCAGTCTCCTCATGTGTCATGCACAGATAGTGACCGCATCTACATCATACAGGACAGTGCCTGAGAGCTAACCTGAATAAGCTTTGGAGTCAGCCAACCAGGAGTGTCATCCACGGTTCATCATGAACTAGCTGCATGATCCTGGGTCATTTCCTACCTTTCCagcttgtttcctcatctgaagtatgtggtgtgcatgcatgctcagttgctcagttgtgcccaactcattgtgaccccgtggtctgccaggttcctctgtcgatgggattctctaggcaggaatacaggaatgggttgccatttccttctccagaaatatgTGGCAGTTAATAgtaattaatattaatagtaaattAGAAATAGTGGTAGCTACCCTCTGAGATTGCTATGAAGATTAAAGAGCTATATTCCATTAAAGGGCTTAGAACAGGAGTTCCTGACACCTAATATGCTTTTAGTAAGTCACAGTTGTGGTGATTTTAATTTCTGTCACTATTATTATGGaacagtcaggaagagaaagaagttgCAGCAAAGAAGACTGAGAGGCATCAAAAAGATCTTAGAAGGGGAAACTGTGAGACTGGGGTGTCAGAGAAGATCATATCTAGAAGGAGGGAGATAATGCAAAAGAAGGTATTTCAAAGGCTAGCATCTCCTGGCAAAACTCATTTCATCTCGTGGCATCTAATAAGattagggagaaagaaaggaagaaaacccaTAATCTTAAATGAAACCTATCAGACAAAAAATTATCTAAAAGCTTTGTTTTGGCTATTACCCTCAGTCTGATCTGAATCCCCATGTCTCCCATGTATTCCAAGCAGGGAAAATACATACTTCTTGCATAAAAGAAAAGCCAGTGTCATGTGAAATGAAATAAACTCACAGATTTGCATCATtttgtagaaataaaatttaagacaaTTTCAGCTTTAAATGACATAGAAGAGGATAGAGGCTGGAAGAAAGGGGGGATGAATTAGAGGTTATCAAAGAAGTGGTCTATACTGAATCCCCAAGCTAACTCCACTGTAAAGGAGGGCATTGGTTGGtgtagcatttatttatttttctttatactctGTCTGGTCCCAGAGAGAAATTATGACGGCATAAACTTAATTTGTGTAAATCAGTCAACAAGTGATTATGGAGTAAAATTGAGAAAAGGTGAGTAGAAAGAGGAGTGATATTTTAATCTTGGATAAATAGGGGGCAGATTCCTTCCAAGGGCAGATTTAGAGGATAGGATGGAGGCTATAAGCCTATAAGAGTCTGAGAATGTTGGGCTCCCCCATGGCTTCGGGGGCCTGATTGGAGCTACATCTTGCCCCGTGGTGGGGGAGGGGTCCCCTGTATTTTCACATGCCCTGGCATCCAGATGGTTTTTCATCTTTCCCCAGTGATTTCAATTTCTTGGGTCAGAGGGAGGTTTGCTGGGAGTTCTTGGGCTTCTGGCGTCCCCTAGTATGTAGCTAGGGTGAAGCCAGAGTCGTCCCAAGCCTCCTGGTACTGAACTCTCATGAGCAGCTGCTTTCTCTGCAGttgagggggaggcagagggtaGTGTCAACCCAAAGGGTAGTCTTGTTGCCACAGGGTGTTGTTCAGAAGCATTAGTAGTAGCAATTTAAGGAATCTGCTCAGGGAAGGGAACACCACCCCTTCCCAAAGTGAACAGGAATGGAGCCCCTGAAATACAACACCCATTTCCTATTATTGCCCCCTCCCCTGTCTGtcatcagatttctcaagatgtatTAGCTAAGAAAGCACTGgggcattatttttaatatatatatatttatttatttatttatttggctgtgcaaggtcttagttgcagcacgcaggatcttttagttgaggcatgcgaaCTCTtcgttgtggcatatgggatatagttccctgaccaggaattgaaacccaggccccctgcattgggagcacagagtctaagccactggaccaccaggtaagtccaatGGACACAGATTTAGTTCAGTGCCATAGGTCAGTTGTGATAGGGGACTCTTTGGGAGATAGCTCCTTTCAGCttacattttcctcatctgtaaatgaggtTGTTAAAACTCCACTTCGCAGTATGAGTTCCCCCATTTATAGCTTCTGTATttagttttcttattattttccttctgtatTCCTAAAAGTAATctcacacagagacagaaaacttGATGCTTATAAATTGACATAGAAGTCCACAACATATATTGTTTGGTGAAAAAATACACAGCATAGAACAACAGTTATATTTGATCACTTTTATCTGTATAGCATATCTATCTTGGTACACAGGAATAGGGAGATATCTAGAAGGCCATTCATCCAAGGACTGACAATGGTTATGCAAAGGTGGGGAGTTTCAGGTAATTTGTACTTCagtttttatagtttccttcggtCCTTGAAGGTTTAACAATAACTTGTACTCCTTTCACAAAAGGAACAAAATCATCAAGGAAATAGACACACGCATAGACCCTTAGGCAGATGGAGGGAGAAGCAGGGACAGAGGTCAGGCTGTCTTCTTCATTTTGCTGGTATCTACAACCTCTTCTTCCCCAAAGAAAGCCACTTCGTGGATTAATTCATGCACATAGAAGCCTCCCCCAGACTACCCTAGTTTTCCCCACCAGCAGTCTCTGAATACAGTTAAGTGTTCACTTAGGGCTGGGTCTAGCAccttactgtggctcagagaggtcaCTGTGTTTGCCTGGGATCTCTTTTGATGTGTCCTCCTCTGTATGTGTCAGCTCTTGCAGGGTGATGATCAGATTCTCAGAACACCTGGCCCTTGTTGCTCTTACTGTCACTGGTTTCCTTTGAGTGGCCCTCCTCACCACAGTatattttctcttcctggctCTACGTATATCCCCAGGACCATCATTCTTACATGCAGAACCACCACTGGTAGAAGGAGATTGAGCTTGAGAACTGTTTATGGAATCAATGACCAGTATTTGATCCTGAAGTCTGGCCCTGACCCTGAGGGGAGGGGCACCTATGGATGTAAGTGGAAGGTTCTGAGACTCCACCAGGATCACATCCTCATGTAAGTCATTAAGGGTATCATCTACTTCTATCACAGCACAATCAGCAGTGCTGATGGCTCTTGACTGGGGGCCCTGAAATGCCATGGGGCTTACTGCCCTCTCCATGATTAGCTCAGATCTTTTGGGCCACTTCCGTTTCATAGAAGTATCATTCCAATCCTCTTCCTCCCTTATCGTCCTGATTAGCTACAGGCAACTGGGGAGACACTCCTGCTCATTTGCATACATCCTGAGAAGATTCTTCAGCCTGAAGAACAGGTCCCCATTCAGCTCAGCCCCTAAAAGAAGATGGTGCAGGCGTGTCTGATTTGCATCTTTCTCAGCTATGATCCCCGCCTGAATAGCATTCTGGAGCTGCACTTCTAAACGGATCACATAAAGGGAGACTTTCTCCCCTTGTGCCTGCAAGGTGTTAAAAAATTTGCCATGGGCAGTGACACTGCTTTCAGAATCCCCAACACCAACTTCATGGCATGCAAGAAATTTGCCACACTGAGGTTGGGGTTGGCTGTCTGCAGTAAACGCATCAGCTCCTGTGCAGGGCCCCTCAGGGTTTTCATCAAGCACTTGAGCTTTTCCTATTCAGACATATTCCAATCTGGCAGGGCCCCGTTGACTTGTATCAGCCAGTTTTCAAAGGTTTCTTCCTCCTGGGCTGGCACCACCCTCCCAGAGAACAATTTCGTCTTTCCTTCTGCCATGTTGACCCTTGAAGGACCAAGACTCCCCTTCCCCCTCAGGGACCTCAACATGGAATGGGCCCAGGGTGGCAGGGCTGTATTCTGCTGCCAGTTGTTACCCACACGTGCAATGATGCTGGCCATGACTGACGATGATCGTCTATATGAATGTAACAAAATGCTCAGTCTTTCTAGAAAAGCCTAATCTGCAGGAGAAATCCCCAAAGCAACATTCCTGGGCTCCATCTTCCTTGTATCTCAGTAGGGTCTGTAAAGAAAAGGAGAGGGGGAAAGGTTAGTAAGGTAGTAGACTGCATGGAAGCAGTTTGCAGTCGCTTCCTTTATGTTCCTGAACCCCCTGTGGGTACATTTTCCATTCGATTACTGCCCTGAAAATATCCTGCAGGAAACTGGCAATTACAACCTTCAGGAGTTAATGGGCGTTCCCGTGCTAGCAGGGTGCTTTTCTGATCTACAACTATCCGGAGAATCCTCCAGGAAGAAAGGCAACAGCGGCTTAGAATTCTAGGTGAAATAGTGCTTAGAGCCCATATTGAGCTCTCAAAATAGAAGGCAGTGGTCTAAGTCTCACAGATTTGTGGTAGCCAATAAGATCTCCATGCAACTGACGGTTTCAGGTCTCAATCACACCCCCTTCTCAAAGTTTCCCccgttatttttcagattcctatGTGAGCTTGCAAACAAGTGCACGCCTTTATTTCATTATCCGTTTCTGCAACAAGAGCTTGCGTTAGAAAGCTGGATTCCGAGGTAGGTTGACTTCTGTCCACGAGAGATTGCAGATCCGTCTTCAGGCCATGGCGGAGGGGTTAGAAGGAGTTTCATCCCTCATCTCGCTCCCTCGACCCCTCCCTCCACAGTAGTCAGACGGAGAATTCCCTCTCCCACCTTGTGAATACAAGCCAAAGCGACCCCCTATTACGTACCCCCGAACCCACTCCGGGAAATCGTTGTCCTACCAGCCCCGCAATCAGCCGCACAGAAATCTAGTTCGAATTCGAATTGGGTGGCCTGCCACGGAGAGAGGGAATGGGAGTtggacacacacacccacatatgcCTCACCAGGAAGGGATCAGGAGATGCAAAGGGGGTTCAAGGCAGACAGCTTGTGATCCCCCCTACTTCCCGCCCCCTAACTATCCCCCTGAAAACGTCCTCCTGTCAATCTAGGCAAATCCTACCCATTTGGCATCATTCAGTGGAACCCACTCCCGTCTCTGCACAGCCGGGCCGCTGGAGTGCTCCTTTGGCTGCCTTTCAGCCCTCGCGATTCGGTAGAGAGCCGCCCAATCGTGATGGagctcttccctcctctctccgGGACAGGCAATCGCGCCCTTTTTCTTTACCTGTTCTCGGCCGGTGGATAGCGAATGCTCCGGCGTGGACAGGGGTGGATGCCCCCTTCCGGTCGCCGTGGCCCTGCAGGGGAAAAGGATGACGCCTCCTCTACCGCTAACCAACTCGGAGCCTCCAGACGGAGCCTCTTTACCCAGCTTTGGGTAGCTGAGTCGAGGCAGCTCGGTTCCCAAGGCAGCAGCGGCAGTCCCCGCCCACTCGCTGGGCGCTCCCAGCAGCCGCCGCTTCTTTTAACCTCTGCGGGTTGAGACAAAGAGCATGATGAGTCGGTTGGCGAGGCCAATCAGCGGGGCGAGGGGGCGGCCTCCCCGCGCAGCCTCCTGCTCAGGGCCATTGCTAGCAAAAAGGAGTAGCTGGCCGGCGAGGGCTGCGGCACACAGGCGCGGAAGCCGGTGCGGTGTCAAGTGCAGCTCGGACTCTCGGACCCTGCCGATTGGCATTTTACCGTGAGTTTGCTGCTTGCCCCtcgctttctttctctttcacctCTTCCACCTCTGCTGTCCTCCACGCTTTGAGACCGGATGTCTTCAACACGAGGTGGATCAGACATCAAGCGAACAGTGAAAGTTCCTCACCTTTGTacagagggaaggggaaaaagCATTTACCGAGCGCTTTCTACGTGCAAATGGGCTTGCACGGACAACTCGTTTATTCTTCTCAACAGCCTTGCGAAGGAGGTAGCAGTATGCCCTTTTAACAGAGAGGGGACTTAAGCACCCAGTCACTATGCTTAGGAAGTGCAGAGGTAAGAGCTTACACTCAAGTCTACAAGTCTGATTTCAAAGGCTGCCCCCTACTCCTCTCTACTCTCAGATTGAGGGTTAGTTGAGAAAAGCCAAAGCCAAAGTGGAGATGGGAAGGCCCATTTGGAACTATATAGAATTAGCGAGCAAGGACTATTATCTCCATTtgtcagatgaggaaacaggcataAGGTTAGGCAGCTTGCCCCACATCACACAGCAAGTAAATATCAGCATCCGGTTTTACTGTTGTTTTCCAAATACCAACTCTTTGCCCATCTGAGCTGCCTAGAGGGCATTTTTTTACATAAGTGGTCTTAAGCCAGCTCAGCTGCAGTCTTAGTGTGCTGGTAGTGCTGAGGGAGGGCTTGGAGAGGCAACGCAAAGAGGGATAGGGGAAGAGGTAGGAAACTTGTATGGTACCCATTGTAcagaataagaaaactgaggcctttttctttctctgctttacaCTACAACAAGCtgcttgctttttctttcagtaaaacattatttttacagCTTATGACCTGAAAGGACACAAGATTCAGAGAGGTAAAATGACTTGCCTGAAATTAGAAGGTGAAGCCAGAACTTGGATCATATCTCTCTGACACCAGAATCCATGCTATTAACCACAGTATGGGTATGAAGCTGGCTGCCTCAGAATCATTTTGAAAAGTGTGTTAGAAATACAGATTCCTAACCTCTGCCTCTGGGGGATTCAGATTTTCTAAGAACTAGGGCTGGGGAGGGTGATTTGTATTTTTAACCAGTGCTGTAGTTAATTCTGAGGTGTAGAGTGGTTTGTGAACCATTGCTAGAGACACTACGTTATGCTTATGGCAATAAGTAAATGAAGATGTGGCCAATGTATCTCTCCATATGGTAACTGTTGTGAAATATAACTTGACAGCAGAGGTTCCTACCTAGGGTCCTTCCTGAAATTGTTTGTGAAGAGTAGAATTTCAACTATGTATATTCTTCTGAGTCCACAGCTTTGTAGATGTTCAAATGAGTCTGTGGCCCAGAAGTGGTTAAGAACCACTCCCCTACAATCTTTCTTCCtaacattttctctttcaacTTGTACTTGAGGAAGAAGTATGAGAAACGGAGCATAATTTGATCTAACCCCCTAAATACAGCTCTCTGCCGCTGATATAGCTCTTTCATTTCCTGGCTTGAGGACACGTTGCTAGGTTGCCCTTCTGTGAGCTCTTGAGGGGACCTCTCCTTTGCTGGATTTGGAATCACTGGCTGCAGAGAAGGAGCAACTCCATGGAAACAGCATGCAGGGCTGTTCAGAGTGAATGGGCCGTGAAGCCCGTGACAGAGAAATCTGCACCATTTTCCGTGACTTCTGGTTCTTGAAGAGCAGGTCTTACTTCCCTTATGTAGATTGTGGTTAGGAGGCCCCCTTCCGGACTTGTTCTTGATTCCTGATGTTTGGAAGTAAGTGAATAATCTGATGTCTTGTGATTGCTGTTGGGTTGTGTTCAACCTGCCAAGGAACTTTACCTGTTCCTTTCTGCCTTCTCATTGGCTACCTCAATACATAGAGTTCCTTGGAGTAAACAATGCAAATTTGGAGCTTAAGTACTTTCCATCTGAGGACTGTGGACTTTCTCATGGGTGCAACAGTAGCAAGGGGATGGAGGGTGGAGGATGTAGGAAGTAGAGTGAAGGCTCACCTCACATAATCAGGGGGTGATGCTGGCACAGCTCTTGGATTTCCTTCAGACTCTTGCTCTGCTCCCCAATATCATGACACCTGACCCCGGGTCTCTTGCAGACTCTTATTCTGTGTTTGAATTGGCTTCACTGCCAAAGTAGGTGATCTACAGTTGGAGTTGGTGGGGGTGGGATCAAGTAGGACAAAGAATAGATCCTGTAGCTCTAACAAAAAATAGTGGAAAGAGAAAGATTGTAAGCCAGTGCCTTGACTGGGCCCTTAGAACAAAGTGAAGGTCTTTTTGTGCAAGGCTGGGAGGAGGATTTGCTGAACTGGCTCCAGTTAGATAAAGGTATCCCTGATCTCTGGCATCAGTGTGTGAGAATGCTTCCCAATTCATGGCTCTAATGACACCACATTTTCCAACTGTAACAAAGAAACCTTAAAAGACTGAAAGTTATGAAGGTAATGCTATTAGTTGAAACAATAATAGCTGCCCTTGGCTGCCTGCCTTCTTGGTGCCAGGGACTTTCCATTTGTTATCTTATTTAAGCTTCTCAGCAATGCTGAGATAGGCATTGTTATCCCATTTTGTAAATAGGCAAACCGAGTTTCAGGGAGGTTAACACACCTTGCAAGTGGAGGCACTGGGACTCCAGTCTGGGGCTGTGTCAGACTCCAAAGACCATGAAAACTCTTCTGTGTTGCCTTCCAAACaaacaatttaaacaaaaaatcctttcattttattttttaaatcaattttaattGCTATAGAGTTTATTTATCatcttgtgttaatttctgctgtacaacaaaatgattgctatatatgtatatatatatatatatatatatatatatatatatacacacacatatatacacatatatgtataaagcttcccaggtggcactagtagtaaagaaccccttgccgatgcaggagacataggagacatgggtccatccctagtttgggaagatcccctgaaggaaatggctacccattccagtattcttgaataccatggacagaggagcctggtgagctacagtccatagggtcgcaaagagttggacgtgactgaaggaGTAGCATGcacatatgttcagttcagtcgctcaggtgcatacaactctttgtgaccccatggactgcagcacgccaggcttccctgtccatcaccatctcctggagtttactcaaattcatgtcctgcaagtcggtgatgccatccaaccatctcatcctctgtccgtccccttctcctcaagcCTTCAggcttccccagcatcagggtcttttccattgagtcagttcttcgcatcaggtggccaaaatattggagtttcattttcagtatcagtccttccaatgaatattcaggactgatttccttttatggaccacagccttgtctaactcaatgaaactatgagccatgccatgtagggtcacccaagacggacaggtcatggtggagagttctgacaaaatgtggtccactggagaagggaatggcaaaccacttcagtattcttgccttgagaaccctgtgaacaaacatatgtatatgtatgtatgtatgtgtgtgtgtgtatatatatatcaatcagttcagttcagttcagtcactcagtcgtgtccgactctttgcgaccccatgaatcgcagcacgccaggcctccctgtccatcaccaactcccggagttcactcagactcaacgtccatcgagtctgtgatgccatccagccatctcatccttggtcgtccccttctgctcgtgcccccaatccctcccagcatcagagtcttttccaatgagtcaaatcttctcatgaggtggccaaggtactgaagtttcagctttagcatcattccttccaaagaaatcccaggattgatctcctttagaatggactggttggatctccttgcaatccaagggactctcaagagtcttctccagcactacagttaaaaagtatcaattctttggcgctcagccttcttcacagtccaactctcacatccatacatgaccacaggaaaacccatagccttgactagacggaccttagtcggcaaaaaatgtctctgcttttgaatatgctatctaggttggtcataacttttcttccaaggagtaagcgtcttttaatttcatggctgcaatcaccatctgcagtgattttggagccccaaaaaataaagtctgacactgtttccattgtttccccatctatttcccatgaagtgatgggactggatgccatgatcttcgttttctgaatgctgagctttaagccaactttttcgctctcctctttcactttcatcaagaggctgtttagctcctcttcactttctgccataagggtggtgtcatctgcatatctgaggttattgatatttctcccggcaatcttgattccagcttgtgtttcttccagtccaatgtttctcatgatgtactctgcatagaagttaaataaacagggtgacaatatacagccttgacgtgctccttttcctatttggaaccagtctgttgttccatgtccagttctaactgttgcttcctgacctgcatacagatttctcaagaggcaggttaggtggtctggtattctcatctcttttagaattttccacagttgattgtgatccacgcagtcaaaggctttggcatagtcaataaagcagaaatagatgtttttctggaactctcttgcctttttgatgatccagcggatgttggcaatttgatctctggttcctctgccttttctaaaaccagcttgaacatcagggagttcacggttcacgtattgctgaagcctggcttggagaattttgagcattactttactagcatgtgagatgagtgcaattgtgcggtagtttgagccttcattggcattgcctttctttggaattggaatgaaaactgaccttttccagtcctgtggccactgctgagttttccaaatttgctagcatattgagtgcagcactttcacagcatcatctttcaggatctaaaacagctcaactggaattccatcacctccactagctttgtttgtagtgatgctttctaaggcccacttgacttcactttccaagatgtctggctctagattagtgatcacatcatcatgattatctgggtcgtgaagat
This Budorcas taxicolor isolate Tak-1 chromosome X, Takin1.1, whole genome shotgun sequence DNA region includes the following protein-coding sequences:
- the ZCCHC18 gene encoding LOW QUALITY PROTEIN: zinc finger CCHC domain-containing protein 18 (The sequence of the model RefSeq protein was modified relative to this genomic sequence to represent the inferred CDS: inserted 2 bases in 2 codons; deleted 1 base in 1 codon; substituted 2 bases at 2 genomic stop codons) codes for the protein MASIIARVGNNWQQNTALPPWAHSMLRSLRGKGSLGPSRVNMAEGKTKLFSGRVVPAQEEETFENWLIQVNGALPDWNMSEXEKLKCLMKTLRGPAQELMRLLQTANPNLSVANFLHAMKLVXGDSESSVTAHGKFFNTLQAQGEKVSLYVIRLEVQLQNAIQAGIIAEKDANQTRLHHLLLGAELNGDLFFRLKNLLRMYANEQECLPSCLXLIRTIREEEDWNDTSMKRKWPKRSELIMERAVSPMAFQGPQSRAISTADCAVIEVDDTLNDLHEDVILVESQNLPLTSIGAPPLRVRARLQDQILVIDSINSSQAQSPSTSGGSACKNDGPGDIRRARKRKXYCGEEGHSKETSDSKSNKGQVFENLIITLQELTHTEEDTSKEIPGKHSDLSEPQ